GAAGGGGTGGGCTCTGTTAGGTATCCCCCAGCCTGTGTATCCCTTGGTGGCGCTGCGGCTGTTTGAACTGAGGGCCCGTCTGATGAGTCGTCATGATGATGGCTCCTTTATTAGCGTGCTGTTCGAGGCTCCCCCGGCGGTAGCCGCAAAGCTGGCCCGGGTGTTCCCGGCTCCACCAGGTTGTGAAGCGCTGAAGGTATCAGAATCGGGGGATCGGATTTTGTCGGGAAAGGCGGCTAAGTCTACTAAGGCCATTGCTCAGCGCCTCGACCCCACCAGTGTGGAGCTTGAGGCTGCCTAGGGTTCTTTAGATTGCTGGCGACGGCGACGTTGCCGTAAGGCCTGAAACACCTGCAGCCCCAGGAAATAACTCAAGATACTGAACACCAGGCCCACTAAACAGCTGCCGGTCAGTAGGGCTGCGGTGACATGAGCTCCCATGGTCGTCCAGCCCTTTAGGGTTTCTAGATCGGCCATCTGGTCTAGGGGACCTCCCCCCAGTAGCCAGTGCCCCAGTTGATAGTTAAAGGCGAAGATGGGTACGTAGGTAAAGGGATTGCTAATCCAGGTGCCTGTGGCGGCCATGAGCCGGTTGCCGCGGATTATCGTTGCGATCGCAACGCCGATAATAATTTGCAGGCCAAATAGCGGAAAGCAGCCCGAAAATACACCTGCGGCTAGCCCCCGGGCCAACTCCTGGGAACTGCCCTGCATGCGCATGAAGCGTAGGTAAAAGTATCGCAGTCGCCGTCTCCAAAGAGTTCGGCGGGGTCGATGGGGGGAATGGTGCAGGCTAGAGTCAGGCAAGGCGGTCATAGAACGATGGACTCAGTAGGGCCGCCATGGAGACCATGACTGGGACAAAACCGTGAGTTGTTTAACTATTGTATCGACGCCATCACCCTGCTGGCAGTCTCCATGGGGCACGATAGGATAGAAAGCCACCCGATCAGCATGCTCTGTCGCCGCAAAAACGTTCCCACGGACCCGAGTAAACAGGTGGCATCGATCGGGATTTCCGCTTCTACCTTCTGCCTTCTGCCTTCTGCCTTCTGCCTTCTGCCTTCTGCCTTCTGCCTTCTGCCTTCTGCCTTCTGCCTTCTGCCTTCTGCCTTCTACCTTCTGCCTTCTACCTTCTGCCTTCTGCCTTCTGCCTTCTACCTTCTGCCTTCTACCTTCTGCCTTCTGCCTTCTACCTTCTGCCTTCTGCCTTCTGCCTTCTGCCTTCTGCCTTCCCAGACCACCATGTCAGCCGCCATCGTTCAGGGAGACACTATCGCTGCCATTGCCACCGCCGTGGTACCGCAACAGGGCAGTGTCGGCATTGTGCGCCTGTCTGGCAGCGAGGCCATAGCCATCGCTCGACGGCTGTTTCATGCGCCTGGCCGCCAGCCCTGGGAAAGTCATCGCATCCTCTACGGCTACGTCCGCCAGCCCGAGACGCGGCAGGTGGTGGATGAAGCCCTGCTGCTGCTGATGCAATCGCCCCGCTCCTATACTCGTGAAGACGTGGTGGAATTCCACTGCCACGGCGGCATCATGGCAGTACAGCAGGTGCTGCATCTCTGCTTGGCCCAGGGTGCCCGTCTGGCCCAGCCAGGAGAATTTACCTTGCGGGCCTTTCTCAATGGCCGCCTCGATCTGACCCAGGCGGAAGGCCTGGTCGACCTGGTTGGGGCCCAGTCTCCCCAAGCGGCTCAGGCTGCCCTGGGGGGCTTGCAAGGGAAACTAGCCCAGCCCTTGCGCCAACTGCGCAGGAGCTGCCTCGACATCCTGGCCGCAGTAGAAGCCCGCATCGATTTCGAGGAGGACCTGCCCCCCCTAGATGAAGATCAGATTCGGCAACGGGTCGATCAGCTGCTGGAGCAGATGGATCGTCTACTGGCCACGGCTCACCAGGGAGAACTGTTACGCAGCGGTCTCAAGGTGGCGATCGTAGGCCGCCCCAATGTCGGCAAGTCTAGCCTCCTGAATGCTTGGAGTCGATGCGATCGCGCCATCGTCACCGACTTGCCCGGCACCACCCGCGACGTAGTAGAGTCCCAGCTGGTAGTGGGGGGCATTCCGGTGCAGGTCCTCGATACCGCTGGCATTCGAGATGCGATTAACCAGGTGGAGCAACTAGGCATCGAACGGTCTCGCACCGCCGCCCAAGCTGCTGACTTGGTGCTTCTGGTCCTAGATGCCCAGAGCGGTTGGTGTCCCGAGGATCAACAGCTCTACAACCAAGTCGCCCATCGCCCCCTGATCTGCGTGGTCAATAAAATAGACCTACTCCAGGGGCAATCTCCCCCTGCCCTGCCCGAGCCAACTCACCTGACCGTATATACTGCCGCTGCCTGCAATGAAGGCATTGAGGCCCTAGAGCAGGCGATTCTGAAAGCCATCGAGGCCGATGGCCTCACCGCTGCCGATCTGGATATAACCCTAAACCAACGCCAGGCGGCCGCCCTCACCCGGGCTCGTCAGGCTCTAGTTCAGGTGCACGAAACTATTACCCAGCAACTTCCCTTGGATTTCTGGACCATCGATCTGCGCAGCGCCATCCACATTCTGGGAGAACTCACCGGCGATGACCTGACCGAATCGGTGCTGGATGAGATCTTTAGTCGTTTCTGTATTGGTAAGTAGTGGAATGCAGCAGCCATATTCCCTGAAGCCGGGAAGGCAACAATTTTATCTTGAGATTAACACTCCCTAAACCTGACCATAACCCAATTCTTACTCAAGCTTTAACCTTTACTCGATAGGTTTAGCGTGGCTTCACTGTGTGTATTTAACGAACGCCACGGAGTGTGATTTATGGTAGCTAACGGAGTAAAGGCCCTCGTCGCCACCACGGCGACAGTGGCTGTCACCTTTGGGATGTCCGCCACTAGTGCCCAGGCCCAGTTGATTCAGATTGATGGCTCTAGTACTGTCTTCCCCATCACTGAGGCCATGGCCGAGGAATTCATGGCAGAGAATTCTGATGTTCGGATTACCGTGGGTGTATCAGGTACGGGCGGTGGTTTTTCCAAGTTCTGCAATGGTGAAACCGATATTTCCAATGCCTCCCGTCCCATTAAGGAAAGCGAAGCCGCAACCTGTGCCGAAAACGGCGTTGAGTA
This portion of the Halomicronema hongdechloris C2206 genome encodes:
- a CDS encoding DUF2062 domain-containing protein gives rise to the protein MTALPDSSLHHSPHRPRRTLWRRRLRYFYLRFMRMQGSSQELARGLAAGVFSGCFPLFGLQIIIGVAIATIIRGNRLMAATGTWISNPFTYVPIFAFNYQLGHWLLGGGPLDQMADLETLKGWTTMGAHVTAALLTGSCLVGLVFSILSYFLGLQVFQALRQRRRRQQSKEP
- the mnmE gene encoding tRNA uridine-5-carboxymethylaminomethyl(34) synthesis GTPase MnmE, producing the protein MSAAIVQGDTIAAIATAVVPQQGSVGIVRLSGSEAIAIARRLFHAPGRQPWESHRILYGYVRQPETRQVVDEALLLLMQSPRSYTREDVVEFHCHGGIMAVQQVLHLCLAQGARLAQPGEFTLRAFLNGRLDLTQAEGLVDLVGAQSPQAAQAALGGLQGKLAQPLRQLRRSCLDILAAVEARIDFEEDLPPLDEDQIRQRVDQLLEQMDRLLATAHQGELLRSGLKVAIVGRPNVGKSSLLNAWSRCDRAIVTDLPGTTRDVVESQLVVGGIPVQVLDTAGIRDAINQVEQLGIERSRTAAQAADLVLLVLDAQSGWCPEDQQLYNQVAHRPLICVVNKIDLLQGQSPPALPEPTHLTVYTAAACNEGIEALEQAILKAIEADGLTAADLDITLNQRQAAALTRARQALVQVHETITQQLPLDFWTIDLRSAIHILGELTGDDLTESVLDEIFSRFCIGK